A region of the Ranitomeya variabilis isolate aRanVar5 chromosome 5, aRanVar5.hap1, whole genome shotgun sequence genome:
tatatatatatatatatatatatatatatatatatatatatatatatatatatatatatatatatatatatatatatatatatacttcagcgcgatatagcagaaaagccgattgccggcttttcatttctcctgcctaaacccgacatatgagacatggtttacatacagtaaaccatctcatatcccccttttttctgcatattccacactactaatgttagtagtgtgtatgcaaaatttcggcgctgtagctattaaatttaagggttaaatcgcggaaaaaattggcgtgggctcccgcgcaattttctccgccagagtggtaaagccagtgactgagggcagatattaatagcctggagagggtccacggttattgcgtcaattatgacacctatccattattaatccagttgtatgaaatggttaaaaaaaacacacacactataTTGcaaggtattttaatgaaataaacacacaggttgttgtaatattttattgctctctcaatccacctgaagaccctcgttctgtaacaaattaaaaataataaaccaacaatagacataccttccgtagatctgtaacgtcccacgatgttaatccatctgaaggggttaaaatattttacaggcaggagctctgctataatgcagctgtgctcctgcctgtaaaccccggggaatgaaggtaatgttggtcaatgacctatagttaccttcagtcgcggtgatgcgccctctgctggatgtcctcatatgacgtcgagcgtgggaaaaagtcattgacctacattacattgatttttcattccttctctccagcgaacgctgctggggagaaggaatgaatgccggcttcagcaccaaaagcaggggacagcgcttaactctagcgctgtctcctgcatggtccgtgtggtcctcagtcggcacacgtctgcggcacgtgtgccacactgatgtgccacgtgagcacacggataactccggtaccgatttttccggtaccggaattatctggacgtgtgagactggcctaaaagaGTATATAATGACTGTATCAATAAGGATTTgtgaaagccaaataccaggaagtctgaaacgcaaagcagctttatttaaaacataacaTACCAGACAAGAaaatgcagcgtcaaaaacacatgggaaaaaaaaaaaaccactcaaaAGGCAATGAAAAACTGCAAATAACCTAATTTACCtaatgagagaaagaaagaaaaacacaGAAGTAACGAGGACGGGTGGTAAATTCAAACTGTATAAATTGCGCTTGTCAAATGCGAGGAAAAGTAGTGTTGTTAGAATGCCAAGAAGGAAAATGGTTAATTTATGGGAAAAAGTACCTAGATTATAAAATATCTAACTTTTAGCACGAATTAAAAAATGTAATTTAGTTTCACCCAAGATGGAGTCACTTGAGGCACATTTCACTCTAACATTGCTCTTAGTAAGCAAGAAATGTCGCCCCTCTAATTTTGTGTAATAGTGATGTATGACTGCGTGTCCTTTGATATTGTAGGGGTCGCCAGGATTCTGTCTCACGAGGCTGGAATCGATGATGTAGCCGTGCTGCAGGTAAACGTGTGCTGCGTTATTCATTTTATATGTACAGAGTCTGCCTTTTATGTCATCAGTGACAACCTATTCTTTGTAGTTACAGTATACACATATGGCTGTGTTCACACCTGCGCTTGAGCCTCTGTCATCTGGTTTTGTCATGTTCTCGTTGCCCTATTTATTCCAGTAAAGTAATAGACATCCACTATAAACAAATCACTGCTAGCtgtagaaaattaactttattcctcctgggagccgccagctttcagtcatagaggcgttcTGCCATGGCTACTGTCACCGCTAAGTACACAGTTATTGACAGTTGTGAATACACCTTGGAattttgattgacagccggatCTACAGCAAGTACTTGCAGAGTGAGCTGTCAAACTGGCGGGACACGGTGGCTGTAGCTCCTGGCAcacctttatgactgaaagccggcggcttctgggaggaataaagttcattgttTACTGTTAGCCATACTACCCACGATgtgtgaggggggaaaaaaaaaaacacaatgggcaTGAGAACTGAAACACTGCGCTTTTTTGCGCAATTATAATATTCATCGTCTCAAATACTCAAGGTGGGAGAGTAGCCTTAAAGGGTTTTTTCTATGCTTTTTTAATGCTGATCTGTCCACTGTATGGGTCATTAATATAAGACTTTTAGGGTCTGACAGCCAGATGTAAATGGCGAACAAAGTGGAATATAGCAGCTTTTTGTTAACTATGTGGTGGCCACTACCAGGTGCTGCAGATCCGCTCCTACTGAAAAGAATAGCAGCTAGTCTGCAGCCACTATGGTGTACAAAGCTATGCTCTGCTCTCTATACTGTTTGCATTTTTTGCTGAGTATTAGATTTGTGGTCTCAGAAgtaaaacaatcagaaacataggaGCCCTCCATGTTGTTGGCTTCACTTGGGTACGTGGGCTATTATACTGTGAGGTAACGCAGCACCATGGACTTCAGTAACCAAACAACCCGACGCCTCATTTTCCTACTTTGTTTCCTAGGCAGCTCTTCTACATGACACCGTTGAAGATACAAACACATCGTTCCTGGAAATTGAGGAGAAGTTTGGCCTAGAGGTGAGGCGGATAGTGGAAGAGGTGACCGATGACAAGACTTTGCCAAGGATGAgaagaaaacagctgcagatcgagCACGCTCCGCACTGCAGCCACAAGGCCAAGCTGGTGAAATTAGCCGACAAATTGTACAATCTGCGGGACCTGAAGCGCAGCACTCCGAAAGGTACTGGGACCCGCCTCGCCCCACAAGGAGCACAAAATCAGCTTTTAGCTATTTTTATTATTTGACCCTTTGTTTCATTGAGCAATTGTGTTTTAAATTGTGACTGACTATTGCCTTTGGGTTACTTGGCTGACATTTCTGTCACTGAAGAACCAGGAGATTACCATATGGTGAGCATACAAACTGCATACAGATATTCCTTGGGGGATCTAAAAGGGATTGTCctctttattttaaccccttcgctGCCTGGCGATATTCTGTTTTGTTTTGTCATCTTtattttagtttcaataatttttattttcaataacatagcaattgaacaacagtttcccttacaagggagttcaataagCATTAAATCTGAACAAAGTGGAAAAACCATACATATATTAAACTCAAGTTCAAAGATACAAATATGACaagacaagaacatggggagacataaaagagggcaaaaggggagggaaatgagatACTGCACTTCGTTTCGTGGTAAGCTGTAGTATATTTGTCAGACCAGGTTATACTATGTTCCGTTTTATGGGTTCCGTCTCCTATCTCTCCGCACCCCACCCAACGCCGGCTTAACCCCAGTGTTATCAGAATCTCTCACAGGGTAATAAAGTtcaaatagataaagtcaaggtttgttcaagatttaaATTCGAGTTAAGATCTatccacggtttccaaatctgGTAGAAGGCCTCCCACAGATCCTCCCTAGTCGCGTGTAAACGTTCAAAtaagaggattgaattcattttatcccTAACTGTCTGGACAGAGAGAAACGGCGACCTCCAATTGGTAGCAATATGTAGTTTAGCGGCCATAAGCAGCTGGCCCATCAGCTTGTGGAATTTATTAGTAAATCCCGGGTATTTGGCTCCCAGGAGGAAAGTGGCCGGGTCAGGTTGTATTGCTCCGCCATACATTTTTCCAATTATTAATCCTACTTCCTGCCACATAGCCGAGGCAACCGGgcattcccaccaaatatgcttcatatctcccacagcgccacatcctctaaagcatttatctgaaatgttggggtatatagcgtgaagtttacttggaacttggtatgttctgtgtaagaccttaatggatgtctctgccagggaggcttgatgactgcccctggaaattgtgtcacaacatcgtctccaattttccaaagttaattggatacccaggtcttcctcccactgtttcatgtaatGTAATTTGTCATCACCATGTGCAGTATTGAGAGATCCGTATAGCAGAgaaatagttccccttcccagtgggtcatccatgcaTCTCTGCTCAAAGCCAGTCGCGCGAAAAGGGATTTTCCGTTGTAGAGTctgttccgcaaaatggaaaacctgatagaTACGAAAAGTTTCGCTAATGGGTGGATTGTACTTATGGAGAAATTCTTGTCTAGATAAAATTATATTAAAAGGTGAGCAGAGGTGCTTTAAAGTAGTAATTCCGTTAACCTTCCACCAAGTAAAAGAACGTGGGTCAAGTCCTGGTGGGAACATGGGGTTGCAGAAGAGGGGGGTCAGTGGGGCGGACTCAGATTGGAGTTTAAATTTAAATCTTTCCTTCCTCCAAAGGATTAGGGAGTGTGCTGTGAAAGGTGTTGTAATGTGTAGACCTTTTGGTAATTTTTGTGTGGACCACATGAGGCCCGGCAAGGAAAACGGATGTAAGAGGGATGACTCTAGGTCAACCCATCTCGGAGCACGGTTGGTTGCGCAGGCATTAGCCAATTGGGCCAGCTGAGCCGATTTGTAATACAGTGTGAAATTAGGCATGGAAAGTCCCCCCAGTCTTCtatgtatgaacatagttttttgacgaattctgggttttttcccctgccaaatAAATTTTGAGATCATAGAGTGAACCTCGTGTAGGGTCTCATGGGGTAATGATATGGGGAGAGAGCGGAATAAGTACAGAAATCTAGGCaaagagaccattttaattgcatgcaatCTGCCCAACCAGGTCAACTTCATGGCAGACCATCTAGCTAAGTCAGCTCGAAGATTTTTTATTAATGGGAGATAATTCCACTTAAATAAGGTTGACTTAAGAGAGGTGAGGTTGACCCCGAGATAGGttatataatgttcattttttgtaaatttgaactgggagataatatttgtttgcatgtccTTAGTGATATTAAGAAATAGGgcttcggatttgtcaacattaattttgagtcctgaGATCGACTCAAATCTACGTAGAACTGAAAATAAATTTGGAAGAGTGGTGAGTGGGCTGGATAGAGTCAGTAGCAAATCATCTGCAAATAAGCTTGCCTTATATTGTGCGCCAAGTCCCACAGGTCCAAGTATGTTCGGGTTGAGCCTTATTGCCTCAGCTAGTGGTTCCATGGCCATGGCAAACAGGGCTGGAGAAAGTGGACAGCCTTGTCTCGTCCCCCTTTGTATGTTGATAGGGGTAGGTTTAGTTGACGGGAGTTTCAGATAGGCTGTTGGACTGTCATACAATAGTTGAAGGCATGAAATAAGGGTGCGAGGGATGCCAAATCTGGATAGAACTTCAAATAGATAGGACCATGAGATCGAGTCGGATGCTTTTTCTATGTCTAAAGCTAATAGTAGTAGGGGTTGTTTATGATAGTTTGCTGAATGTATGATATTTAGATTCCTTCTAATATTGTCGGGACCTTGTCTATTAGGTATGAATCCCACTTGGTCCCGGTGAATAAGGGTAGGTAAAAATTTGTTGAGCCTAGTGGTAATGATGGATGTAAAAAGTTTGAGGTCAACATTTAGTAACGATATAGGTCTATAATTCTTGGGAAGGAGATGGTCTTTCTTTGGTTTTGGGATTACCGCCACGTGGGCGATATAGAATTCAGGGGGCATCTGGGTGCCATTTAGTAGAGCATTACAGTAATTTTTAATGTGCGGTGTGAGGATGTTAGTAAGTTTCTTGTAGTATAGTGCCGTGAGGCCGTCAGGTCCGGgggctttgtttttttttagatttttaattaCTGCAGAAATTTCATCTTCAGATATTGGTGTATGCATTTGGTCTATCGAAGAGTTGGGGATTTTAGGTAATTTCAATTCATCTAGGAAGGAGGATAAAGATTGCGGTGAGGACATCTGTGGGGAGGTATATAGTTTCTGATAGTAGTCTCGGAATGTTTCGTATACTATATCCGGGTGTGCGGAAATTCTACCTTTGGAGTCTTTGATGGAGGTGATATTATTTAAGGATTCTTTGCATCTGAGTCTACGTGCCAACATGCCAGAAggtttatttgcatatttataaaaagtTGCCTTAGTCCATGTTAATGCTCTCTCTGTTTTGTTTGTAAGAATAGTATCTAATTGCAGTTTAGTGTCTCTAATTTGTTTAATCAGAAAGAGGGAAGTGGTGGTCTGGTTGGCAAGTTCAAGTTTCATAAGTTTAGTCTCTAAGCGTGTTTGTAATTCagatctttgtttctttttattggaCGCAATTTTAATTAGTGAGCCAGTAATAAAttttttatgtgccatccacactAGACCAGGAATAGTGTCATCAGTGGAATTGGTCTGAAAGTACAGTCCCAACTCCTCTTTGATTTTAGAGAGTGTAGCAGGATCAGTAAGTAGGGACTCGTTCAGTCTCCATTTGAATAATTTAGAAGTGGTGACATTGAATTTGAATGTTGATAGGACAACATCATGGTCAGACCATGATGATGGAATATGACGGGAGAATAGGACAGATGGGATCGTTCTGGTATTAGTTAGGTGCAGGTCTATTCGAGAATAGGACCGGTGTGCAGGTGAAAAGTATGTGTAACCCTTTATAGGGCCATTTAGTTCCCTCCATACATCGACCAGACAGTTGTCTTTCATTAGGTGTTGGATTTTCTTTTTGTCAGCTTTTGTTAAATCCGATCGTTTCTGAGCGCTGCTATCTAATTTAGGATTAATGCTAAAATTGAAGTCGCCGCACCAGATAAGGTGGTCATACGTAAGCGTGGCTAGCTTTGATATAATTAGCTGAAAGACCGATCTCTGGGAAGTTGCGGGCAAATAGCTATTAACAATGCAAATTGTCAGGTTTTGTGATGTTCCAAGATTAATGAGGAATCTGCCCTCTGAGTCCGAGTGTGTGCTGATGGGCTGAAATGGGAAGTTATTCCTAATGAAAGTGGCGACACCTCTCGTTTTTTTATCCCAGTTTGACATATAGTGTTGCGAATAGTTGGCATCGAAGTATTTAGGGTGGGAGGAGGTGGAAAAATGGGTTTCCTGGAGACAAATAATGTCCGGTGTGTGTTTTGAGTAGTCAAGGAAGGCTTTCTTACGTTTAATGGGCGAGTTGAATCCTCGGACATTATGAGAAATAACATTACACATTTTTCAGTGAATATTTACCGCTGAAGAATGAGGAGGCTCGAGCAGGAACCAAAATCACGTTTCCGATTAGCAGCTGTTGACTTAATTGATAGGTGCAGTGATGATCTCTGTGGGAAAACAATAGGAAGGAAACAGACTGGGGGAAGACAAAGACAAACATAACAGTTAGTAATAACAAACGGATATCATATCCGGAAAGTATGGCGATCTGGTTTACCATATTAAGTGGGGTACCAGGTGTCGCCAAGTTTAGGCAGCATGTTATATACCCGACATTTAGGCCCTTGATAAAGAGATTGATATAAAGGGGAGAGAAGAGgaaaaggaaagagaaaaaaaaaaaaaaaaggggggggggggagagaagggGAGGGAGAAAGGGAGGGGGGAAGAGAAGGAAAAAAGGGGAGGGAGGAAGAAGAGGGGGGGAATGGGAGGAAGGGGGGAGAGTTGAGGGGAGTGGGGTGGAGAAAAGGAAGGGACTGCAGTACGGGAATTATTGGAAAGGAAAGGGAGGTAGGGGGGAATTAGAATGAGGTAAGGAAGTGGAAGAATAAGGTAAATTGGGGATGTAGTAATCTGATGGACCACTTGCATTTAAAGTCAGAATAGAATATCTATACAAATATTCAGTATACAACTACTAATTCTGGAGGGTTGAGAGGAGAGGCAGCAAAGGGTCATCAACCTCTTCCCCCCAACTCCAGGAGCAATCAGGATGAACAGTATCAGCTCGTTCCGCCCCACGGAAATCAAGATAGGTGATCTTGCAATTTGGACATATCAGACGACCCGTGTGTTTTGGCTCCTTGTTCTGGGCATGTTTTGCCATTCTCTTGGTGGTCTTGGTTTTCTCTGCGGCATGGCTGAAGTCTCTAATGAGATCGGGATCCCAGCTTTAAGCATGGCTTGTTTCCCTTCTTCTAGTGTACGGCAGGTGTACAGTTGAGAGTTATATGTAAAGATGAGGGCGAAGGGGAAGTTCCATCTGTATTTGATCTGTGCTGTCTGTAAGGCTGATGTTACTGGTTTGAGAGATCTCCTCCTGGCGAGGGTGGTTGACGCAATATCCGCATAGATATGTACCGAAGATGGCAGTCCCGGTAGGTCTGGATTATCACGTGCAGCATTCAGGATTAAATCTCGTGCCTCCTCATAATGTAGTTTTAGGATCACATCCCTGGGCATATCGCTATTGCGCGGCCTGCCCAGGGCTCTATGGATTCTGGTGATATGCAGCATAGACTGATCTGTGTCAGGGAGTAGTGCGGTGAAAAGGGCAGTAGCAGTGTCTTTGAGAgctacaatattttcagggagCCCCCTGATCCGCAGGTTACCTCGACGTGATCTGTTCTCATAGTCTTCGCATCGGAGTTCTAGTTCTGCGACACGTTCTGCATGCAGTTTGAGGGTTTCGCGATCTTCTTCTAATGCATCTGCAGTAGCATCCATCTTTTCTTCTAGGGCCACCGTACGCTGCATAATGTCTTGTATCTGAGAGGAGATCTTCTGCATGGCTGAGGAAAGCTCAGATCGGAAAGTCTCTTGCAAGGATTTGGTAAGAGCTGCTGTGGAGATCGTTGTCTCCATGTGGGGACCGGTCTCATCCTGGTCCATTATATCTCCCGTGTTCCCCGTAGAGGCCGGGGGGAGAGAAGTCTTAGTAGTCATCTTGGAAATGCTGCTACTCTGAAACAGATCTACGATATTACGGCCAGGTGTTTGTGTCGCGCCTCCCTTCCTAGGCATCGCCAGAAGGAGGGTCTCGCGAGGGTATAGTGAGTCCAGTTGCGGTGCGTTTGGCGTAATTCAGATGCTGATTATGGCCTAAATAGGTAGGTCGGGTAGCGGAGGTCAGCAAGACATGACTGTCACTGCTGAAAACCGCACATGCGCCTCTAAGAAGAGGATTTTTTAGATATTCCTCATAATGTACACAGAATTAGAGCTcaacatggacactaggtgtcgctATTGTATCAGTGGGGGCGTTCTGTGGCCAGCTGAGTCTTTTTTGTGTATTATAAAATGTATCCCCAGTTCTAAGATTGGGCATTAGGTGTCACTAGATGTCTGTCTTTCAGAGGACCTCCTTTGTATATATGAGTCCCAGGAGGACACCAGTGACACAGAGAGACTAAAGACTGAAAATTATATTAGTATTTGTTGCGTTTTACGTTGTTTGAAATGCAGTTGTTCTTCTGCAGGTATAGTTCAGAAGCTGGTGTGAGAGAAACAGCAATGATGAAAGTAATGAAAATGTAGCGCTGAGTTGTGAAGGAGAGGTGGCTTCAGTCAGAGTGAGGTGCACGCTTATGTGTTCTGCAGTCTCCTCTGTCCCTCAAAGTCTTTTCTGTATCGAGATGTGCTGAGTTTATAGTGGAAAGAACTAGTCTAGAAGGCAGTTCATTAATCAGGGCAGCAAAGAATTACTGTATTAATTGAGTTGTTAAGTGAGCTGTAGTTGAATATAGACAAAAGGGTATGGGGCAGCATAGAGTAATTATAGGTTGTAGGTGAGGAGGGGTCTCAGCAACTGATATAGTTCTTTGTTTTTAGTGCACATCAATTGTAATGTGTGTTCTGGCCACAAACAGTTCCTCCAGTATCTTAGCCCTCAATCAGATGGGTGTGGGAGATCAGGAGACTGGGTGCAGGATGCAGCTATAAGCCGTATATGGGGAGAGATCCCAGACCAGCACAGCCCCTCAGCCAGGCGTGCAAAGGCTCTCTCCGCACCGTGTGACAGGCCCAAGATGGCGCTGGGACTGGCGGGAAAATCCCAGCCCTCCACACACCGCTGCCAGGGAAATGCCCGAGATATCCACCAGACTGCCGGGGGAAAGGAGTGCCGTCACAGAGGGTGAGTTTGCCCGGTTAAGTTTCTACTTGCTATGCTCCGCAGAGCGCGCTGTAAGGCACAGGGGCTTGGTGGTTGTAACGGCGGTGCGGTATGATGTGGGGCACCTCCAGAGGAGTCAGACCGGAGGGGCTGTCTCCACCGATAGATAAGGAGACGTGTGAGCGGCCAGTTCCAGCAGAAGAGGGTGCAGAGGAAAGGGGGAAGTTCGTACCTCCCTGTGTCTTCTTCAGTCCGGTGCAGTGCAGTTCGTAGTTCTGCAGAAGATGGCGGCGCCTTCACTTTCAATCCTTCCCTCTCCTCAGGACCTGGGTTCCGCGCCGGGATGGGGCCCCCCAATCTTCCAAAAACTACTCCAGGGTCAGGTACACCCTTTTGTCCGCTAAGAGGGGTTATCTTCACGGTATTTATGTATTTAAATTCGGTGGGAAAACAGCGCTGGGCAGGAGCTCCACAGAGATGCGACTATTCCTCTCCacagctaggccacgccccctgtcatctttattttaaccccttcactgcctggcgatattctgttttgtttttgttttcctccccttcttccaagagccataactttttatttttctggctatatagccatatgagggtttgttttctgTGGATCAAGctgtacttttgattgacaccattcattttaatgTATACTGTATTGGAAAAGGGGGGAAATAAATTCTAAGTTcttttaaattgcaaaaaaaaaaaatgcaattccacaaattgtttttgtttttttttgatttatcatgttcactatatggtaaaactgacctgaaaATATGATTCTCTTGGTCTGTGTACGTACgcaaatgccaaacatgtatattatttttggtggaaaaaaagtcagaaatttgtgaaaacaaaaacaaatttttattttgtccCCAACttccgagacctgtaacattttcatttttggggatctggggctatgtgatggcttattttttgtgacctttgctgacattttttattgataccatttggaggtagatatgatgttttgattgtctCTTATTGCATTGTCGTGgcacttaaaaaaacaaaacgtaaTTACTgtcttcaatagtccccttaggagacttgaagctgcaataatctgattgcttgtgctatgtaTGGCAGGAACGGGTGTCATCAGCAGACCccagctgtcatgccaacccatcggcgccaCATGATCTCATGGCAGGGGTGCTGATGGGCAGGATTAATGATGCGCTTCCGGCTGGCATGCTTTAAATTTCGCTGTCAGTgagtgacagcaggatttaactagttaacagccatgggcgGAACACCACTGCAACCGCAGCTGTTAGAGACACTTTATGGCTGATTAAATCATCAAGGATAAACAAAGATGTGGGCTTGCAGGAACACGACCTTTGACATGTACATCAAAGGTAGTGAAAGGGTTACGgtaattaaatgcatgtatttgggactAAAAACCATTTTTGATATTGTGTTTCATAAACCTTTCTGTGTTGTACTATTGCGGGCTGCAGAATGTGTTAACTAAATATGTCAGTGTTATGGAAGAGTTTTTAGatcatttttcaattttttggggggCACCTCTTAGATGAGTTAAGTTAGGACTACACCACAACTTTGACGGCAACAGCCATCGCACAACCAAATTTTACTTGGTGTCGCTACTACATCACAGTACCATTCAAGTGAAAGGGTCCAATTGTGACACTTACACAAGCGCAACAAGCAAGTTGCAAAAGAATCGGACTgttggatttttttggggggggggcttgcTTGTCCTGGTTGTTTAGGTGTCGCAatgagacctgttgtgaattctgctcttgggctccctccggtggttgttagtggtagtgcagttgtcttggggttgttatccaggacaggtgtttctgctgattgcagctctactaggtatttaggtgtgcaggatccattactcctggccagttgtccattgttcttggagggattgcatctctctctggttcttcatgccctgctgccaattcagctaagataagtgtctgtttttttgtctctgtgcacacatgcagtgtgcttgcaattcagtgcaattcattgtgtttttgtccagcttagactttgtttggatttatcagtcatgctggattctcaggagatgcagatatactttctatgtctttagttagatgtagaatatttgtattatctgctgtggatatttttaggattttaatactgaccgcttagaattctgtcctatccttttttatttagctagaagtgcctcttttgctaaatcctgtttttctgcctgcgtgtgtctttcctcttatactcacagtcaatatttgtggggggctgcctatcctttggggttctgctctgaggcaagatagaatttccatctataggggtatttagttctccggctgtgtcgaggtgtctaggacgtgttaggtacaccccacggctacttctagttgcggtgtcagtttagggtttgcggtcagtacaggtaccacctactcctgagaaagtctctcatgcggctccaaggtcaccgg
Encoded here:
- the HDDC3 gene encoding guanosine-3',5'-bis(diphosphate) 3'-pyrophosphohydrolase MESH1; translation: MAEVAGILEAANFAAEKHKAQRRKDAEQTPYINHPIGVARILSHEAGIDDVAVLQAALLHDTVEDTNTSFLEIEEKFGLEVRRIVEEVTDDKTLPRMRRKQLQIEHAPHCSHKAKLVKLADKLYNLRDLKRSTPKGWSEKRVQEYFQWAFQVVSGLQGTNVAMEKHLDQLFKERGVSASV